The segment AGCAAAACCCCTGATATAATAAATACGAAACTAATTCCCATAAAATCTGCTAGTAGACCCATAACAAGAGAACCAATTCCAAACATTCCGGTTCCGATAGCACCTAAAGAGGTATAAACCGTTGTTAACTGTTCTTTTGAAACACTAGTTTGGATAATCGATTGTTGAGGTATACTCTTAATTTGTGCGAAAAGCCCTACAAAGAGGGATAAAATTAATGCAACGATAGGGATACTATTTATGCTAAATAATAATGTAACTACAAAACTTAGGAGTGAACCAAGAAAAATAAAGGTACCTAATCTCTTTTCAATAAAATTCGCATATTTAATACAATAGACACTCCCTAGGATTAACCCTAAAAAGAATACACCATTAATAAAGCCCCACCATTTTTCATCAACATTTAAACCATCGCTGACAAACACATATAATATGGCAGCAATCCACACCGTTCCAGCAATAGTTTCAAAAAAATCGATCCAAGCGATTCTTTTTAATACTGGAGTGTTTATTATAGTTACCCATCCTTCTTTTATCTGTTCAAATTTACCTTTGGGTTCGGTTCTATTTTGATTTAAATCATCTAAAAAGCAAAGTAAGATGCTTGCAACCACGAATAATAAACCGACCAACCATACCAATTGTTGAGAGCTCATAACAATAAGAAACATACTTCCTACAATCCACATAGATGCTTGTACGACCTGAGTAACTGTATTGGAAATTCCATTAGCTTGAATTAAATGTTCAGGTTCAACATAGTGTGGAATCATTGTTTGTCTTATAGGATTGGCACATCCATCAAGGAAAGCAATAAACCCTATAATTAGGAATATTAAATAATAATTAGATGTTGTTATTCCGATCAACATAAAACCTAAAATAAAAAGCAAAATCGTTTTTCCAATTTGCGAGCCAGCCATTAACCATTTAAGATTGACTTTCCCAATCAATAAAGGCGTTAATATACTAGATAAAAACATAGAAGTAGTAATCGTAAATGGTACAAATGAAGATGCAGTTGCAGAACCCGTTAATAGGAATATTGTACTTATGACGCTAATCATATATAATACATCGCCAATATTAGCGAGAGAATTACCTAATAGTAATAATAAAAAGTTTTTATTTAATTTCATTTTGTATCCCCCAATTTTTAAGTTAAATCTATTAATGTGTGGGGAGAATTTAAATTGGACTATTCATTAATTAATTGCTCCTTTCTCTTATCGAATAAATCTGGGGGACTAGATTTATTACTAAATTTTTTAGCTTCCTAATCAAATGTTTATATGAATATTAGTTGGCTTCATTGTTTTGTAAATATAAACGTTTTCTTGATTTTTAATTTCAAACATTGAACATTTCTCAATAGATATTTCACGTAATTAAGAAGCTTACTATCCCAGATAAGCATCCGTTGAATAAATGTATTAAATTCATTTTCAAATGCACCAATTTTTCCTATGCAATATTTATCTTTTTTCATTAACTACATTATGGTAATCAATTTCTAAATAATATATTTCTCTACTTAGAACGTCATAAAAGAAAGGAACAAACTCCAATTCTTTAAAAACATAAACTTCTATTTGTTCAACATTATTTCGATATGCTTCAAATATCCTATGGTTTCCATTAATACAATATGGTTTGTTATTCGTTAAATATCGACTCTGGAGAACCATTACAGGATTTTT is part of the Sutcliffiella sp. FSL R7-0096 genome and harbors:
- a CDS encoding MFS transporter; the encoded protein is MKLNKNFLLLLLGNSLANIGDVLYMISVISTIFLLTGSATASSFVPFTITTSMFLSSILTPLLIGKVNLKWLMAGSQIGKTILLFILGFMLIGITTSNYYLIFLIIGFIAFLDGCANPIRQTMIPHYVEPEHLIQANGISNTVTQVVQASMWIVGSMFLIVMSSQQLVWLVGLLFVVASILLCFLDDLNQNRTEPKGKFEQIKEGWVTIINTPVLKRIAWIDFFETIAGTVWIAAILYVFVSDGLNVDEKWWGFINGVFFLGLILGSVYCIKYANFIEKRLGTFIFLGSLLSFVVTLLFSINSIPIVALILSLFVGLFAQIKSIPQQSIIQTSVSKEQLTTVYTSLGAIGTGMFGIGSLVMGLLADFMGISFVFIISGVLLAIVSVIVHQNKRLFVRNVMKQ